CCGACAGTATCGAAACCGTCGCCTTCCCCGAAACCTACAAAGACAATCGTGAGCTCTTCGTGCCAGGCACCTGCGTGGCCATCAAAGGTAAGTTCAATGTCCGCAATGACGAGCCATCGATTTTGATCGATAAAGTGAAGCGACTTGGGAGTGATGAGATGGTGGGAGAGCCGATTTCTAGTAATTGACAAATGACAAACAATATGTATAGTATTTTAGTCCTAGGTCTTACTGGAGAACATCATGGAAGTTAATCCTGAAGAGTATCTCAATCGCGAATTCTTGTCTTTTGCAAAGAAATTTGGGTTTTCACCCTCGACATCTCAACCTCAACAGTTTAACGAACTTAGAACGACAGCCGTGGTGCACCTTCTCTATAGCATGGTTGACACAAACCGTTTCGCCTCGCTTGACGAGACAAAACGACTACGGATTGGGGGATTGTCGCTGCAGCGTCGAAGAATGCCTGTCACAACAATAGTAACTACGAACAAAATTTTAACTTGTCTCTATCGCTGGCAACCTGGATCAACACCTACCCGGCTGAGTAGAGAGGGATTCGTTGCACACCGCGTCCTCGGCCGCGGTTTTTTGTTTGACAATATTTTTTAGCGCTAGGATTGTAGAAACAGAGATTGTAACTTGAACTAGTTAGGCGAACTTTGCTTCTTGAGCAAAATGTATGAAACCAAACCAGAAATAAACACGATGCAGAAGAGAAATAGAGCAAGATAAGCTTCGCTCACACCGATCATCCAGTACATACCAAACACCATCATCCAAACCAAATTCAATACGAAAGCAATACCGACCGTCAAGAGTATGAATTTTAGCAAGTAAATCACCTTAGAATCTGATGCGATAATTTCTTTTTGCAATATATTCATAGCATTACATTCTTAAATTTTATTATTCACATAATAGCATAGGCGACTTCTTTTCTGGAAAAATTGACAATATTTCTAGTCGCGTTAGGATTGTACGTACAGAGATTGCAGCGGCTACCAACCGCTGGGGCGCGAACGAAGTGAGCGCCCATGAGGAATCACTTCCCTTCTAACCTGTACCAATGAAGCGCCGAGCGGCATACCAGCTCGGAAACTCGGTGGAACCGCGATCAAGATCGTCCGAGTAGGCACACGAATTTCGTGTATCTACTCGGACGTTTTTTAAATGAGAAAAGGAGCCTACGGCGACTATTTCGAATTTATGCAGGCGCTTCAGCAGATTCGACCTACCAAGGGAGAATATGCTAATAGCGAGCTGCACCAATTTATTAACCAGATTGTTCCTTTCAGACCTTTTCCAGACACGCATCCTCGCCTCCAGCGGGCTCGGCGCTATGCTCGCTGAGTTTCGCACTTTCGTGCGACCGAGCAAATCGAGCTGCGCAATGTCTGTCAAAAGTCTGAAAGGAACAATCACCACATCCGAGAGCCAGAGAATTATTGCTGTCTAGCGAAACATCTGCAGCGACAATACCCGGAGCGAAGCCGTTTCGTCTGATAGTAATAATTCTCTGGCTCTAAGAAAAATTCACAATTATGGACCAATCACTCGAACACAAACGACACACCCTTGCTCACCTGCTCGCGGCAGCGGTGTTGCAGCGATACCCGCACGCCAAGCTCACCCTCGGCCCAGCGATCGACAACGGCTTTTACTACGATATCGACTTCTCAGCTGGCGAAACACCGGGCGATAGCGATCTCAAGGGTCTCCAGAAAGACATGAAGAAGCTCCTCAATAAGTGGACTGACTTTACCCACGAGGAAGTCTCGGCGGAGCAGGCACGCGAAGCTTTTGCCGGCAACAAGTTCAAACTCGAGCTCATCGACGAGATCGAAGGCAAGAGTGAGACAATTACGCTCTACACATGTGGCGGCTTTACCGATCTCTGTCGTGGTGGCCACTGTGAACACCCAAACAAAGACATCAACGCTGACGCGTTCAAGCTCGATAAGATCGCTGGTGCCTACTGGCGTGGTGATGAGAAGAACCCGATGCTCACTCGCATCTACGGTCTCGCATTTGAGACCAAAGAAGAGCTCGAAGCCTATGAGAAGCAGCAGGAGGAAGCCAAAGCGCGTGACCACCGCAAGCTCGGCAAAGAACTCGACCTCTTCACCTTCTCTGAACTGATTGGTCCAGGCCTCCCTCTTTTCACCCCTAAAGGCACCCTTATGCGTGACCTCATCGTAGAAAAGATCATGAAGATTCAGGCGAAGTTCGGCTACACCAAAGTAACCATTCCGCACATCACCAAAAGCGATCTCTACAAGACCTCCGGTCACTGGGACAAGTTTAAGGATGAGCTCTTCCATGTTAAAGGTCAGTCTGACGCTGAGTTTGTGATGAAACCAATGAACTGTCCGCACCACACACAGATATTCGACAGCCGGCCACGTTCATACAAAGAGCTACCGATCCGTTACGCCGAGACCACGATGGTCTATCGCGACGAGCAGGCCGGCGAGCTGATTGGTCTTAGTCGAGTGCGCAGTATTACGCAAGACGATGGACACGTGTTCTGTACCGTTGATCAGATCGAGCAGGAAGTCGAAAATATTCTTAACGTGATCAAGGAGTTCTACACTGCGCTTGGTATGTACGAAGAAGGTAAGTTCTGGGTTTCGCTCTCAGTCAGTGATCCAAATGATCCCGACGGCCGGCTAGGAGATGACGCTGTGTGGGACAAAGCAGAAAGCACCCTCGAAGAAGTAGCGAAGCGACTCAACCTCCCGTACAAGCGAGTTGAGGGTGAAGCAGCCTTTTATGGACCAAAGATCGACTTCATGTTCTATGATGCGATCGGGCGCGAGAGGCAGCTTGGCACCGCCCAGCTCGACTTCGTGATGCCAAGTCGCTTTGGCCTCACCTACACTGACAACGAAGGCAACAAGCAGATTCCAGTAATGATCCATCGTGCCATTGCAGGATCACTCGAGCGCTTTATGGCTGTGATGATCGAGCACTTCGCCGGCAACTTCCCACTCTGGCTCTCGCCGGTACAGCTCGCCGTGATTCCGGTCGCTGATGCGCACAATGAATATGCACGAGAGGTGGCGGAAATTTTGCGCCAGCAAAATTTCCGCGTCGAGCTCGACGACTCAAAAGAAGGTATGGGCAAGAAGATCCGCGCTGCCAAACAAGCCAAACTCCCCTACTTCATCGTCATTGGTGACAAAGAAGTTGAAGGGAAAACCATCACCCTTGAAAGTCGTGACGCCGAGGGTTCAGAATCGCTCAACATTGAGGCATTGCTGGCGAAATTATCTACCGAGGCAAGCGTATAAGATTACAGATAGCACGAAGTGGCCGACTCCATTGCAGTCTGCTACTTATCCAAAAAACAAAGGCCGCGCCCACATTCGTGGGCGCGGCCTTTTGTTTTTACTTATGAAACAGCCTTCACTGCTTTCATGATAGCCATCTTCACGGCTTCTTGTTCAGAGGTGTATGTACCATCGAGTGCACTCGTAAGTGCAGAGATCGCATTTTTGAGCTGCCCATCAGACAACCGAGTAGTTTCTCGCGTAAGCATGTCTGAAACCTTTTCAGAACCACCCTTACGATTGCGATAGACCGCATCAAGGTCGGCAGAAGCGTCAGCTAGTGCAAACATTGGTCGCTTTCCGATCATCTCGTACGCAGCAACGATGTTGCCAGTCACGATCGCTTCAGCAAGTGAACCGGTACCTTCAGGTACTGTCGCTGGAATGAACGGCTCCTGACTTGAAGACACTTGACCGACCTGACACACGTCACACAGATTACGCATGCGTGCTTCGTTGATAACGATCCAGCCGTCTTCAAGCGGGTACGTTTTCTTTGCTTCTGCGATCACTGTATCAAGCGCTTCGTTACGCTCAACTTCACCTGTGGTCGTGCCTACAAAGTGACGCACCGCATCACTTGAAAGTAATGCCTTTTGGGCGTGCGCACGGTTCTCAAGATCAGTTACTACTGCATCGTCCACCTGATGTGGATTTACCGCAGGAACTTCGACCTCGTTTTCTTTGTGGTTTTCATAACCGATCGCTGGCGTACCAGTTGGCAAATTACTCGGAGTTGCAAAGTCAGCTGGCGCTGGAGTAGTGGTCACCGACTTCACAAAGAGGTCAGGCTTCACTCCTTCCGCCTTCTGCATTGCCGCCACACCATCGAAAGATGGTGATGGTGTGGCCTTAGTAAAATTTACCGGCGAATCAGTTACGGTTCGCTTTCGGATCACCAAAAGGTAGGTAATGAAGAATGCCCATGCCACAAGCAATCCATAGAAGAGGAAAGTCATGATCGGACCAGCTTCAAAACCGGTGTATGGCACCTGTGAGAGTGAGATACCAGCAACGAGTGGCTGCTGATCGCGAGTCTGTAGCACAACTACATCATCATCGATCGCAACAGCAACAGTACACTCATCTTCACGTGAACCTCGCTCAGCAAGCAATGTGAACTTCGTGTCACGAGTTGGACGCAAGGTAAGCTCACCATCGTAGTAATCCTCCTTGTCACTTGCAAGGTAATCATCAGTCGTGAAGAGGATCTCACCACGATCGTCCTTGATCGTTACCTCAGTTGCGCGTGAAGTGTCCCACGTAAGAGTCACTTCATCGCCACGTGAGATACGAGTGTCTGAAATATCGAGTTCACAACGTGGTGATGAGCTTCCGCCACCGCCACCGCCGCTTGATACATCAATAGTAAGTGGACAGGTAATGGTCTTATCACCCTGCGTAGCAGTAAGAGTGTACGTAGTGTCATCAGATGGAGTTACTGACTGGCTTCCAGAAAGTGAAGTCGCATTGATGTTACTGATCGATACCGTATCAACGTTGGTTGTACTCCAGTTAAGTGTACTTTCGCTACCACGCGTGATCGAGTAGTCATCCGCAGTGAAGGTAACGTTATCAGCACACGTGAATACCGGCTCTGGATCTGCTACCGCAACTGGCGCCACACAACTCACCTGATCATTGTTCCCGTCGATCGCAGTGAGAGTGAACGTGGTTGATTCAGTTACGTTAAGTGACTGTGAACCAGTAAGTCCGACAGTTCCTATCGTTGGTGTGATCGATACTGTATTTGCGCCAGTTACTTCCCAGTTAAGTGATACTGGACCACCGCCATATGGAAGCTGGTTTGGTGTTGCAGTGAAGAATTCACATACTGGCACCGGATCTTCTGAGACAGTTACTGGTGCCGTACAGTTCACAGTCTGATCGTTCTCACCTTTGACCGTGAGGATGTAGGTAGTGTTAGTTGTTGGAGAAACAGTATGTGTACCATCTACAGCAACAATACCGATCCCATTATCAAGACTGACCTCAGTCGCGTTGGTGGTTTCCCAAGTCAAAGTTGTGCTGTCTCCAACGGTAATACCTGATGGATTAGCCACGAACAGATCACAGCTTGGGAGCTTAGGCACTTCAACAGTTACCGGTACCTGACATTCTGTCACCTGGTCCTTCTGACCGATCACGGTCAGAGTGTATGTGATAGTAGCAAGCGGTGTCACGCTGATCGAACCATCTGCAGAAACTGCACCGATACCGTTGTTGATAAACACCTGATCAGCGTTTGAACTCTCCCACGTAAGGGTTGCGCTTTCACCTAGCAATATGGTGCTTGGAGTTGCAGTGAACAGATCACAGCTTGGCACTGGTACGATCGACACGTCAACCGGTACTGAACAAGTAACCGACTGACCAGTCGCTCCGTATACAGTAAGTGTGTACGTTGTATCTACTGTAGGCGATACAACGATCGAACCATCTGCAGAAACTGCACCGATACCGTTGTTCATAACAACATCAGTTGCGTTTGAAGTATTCCAGGTCAAGGTTGCGCTGTCGCCGACCATGATCGCAGTTGGATTAGCAGAGAAGTAATCACAACTTGGAGCTGGTGGCTGTGTGACAGTCACCGGTACTGAACAAGTAACCGACTGACCAGCAAGACCTGCAACCGTCATGACGTAGGTCGTGTTGGTTGTTGGTGACACTGACACCGAACCGTCTGCAGCAACAACACCAACACCGTTGTTGATGGTTACTGATTCTGCGTTGGTTGTTTCCCATGTCAGAGTCACTGTGCCACCGGTAGTGATCGTAGACGGAGTAGCAGTGAACATATCACAGCTCGGTGCCGGGATAGTAGTTACGGTCACTGGCACAGAACAGGTCACTGTTTGTCCAGTGCCATATGCTGTGAGTACGTATGTAGTATTGACTGTCGGTGACACAACGCGCGTACCGTCTACAGACACTGCACCGATACCGTTGTTAATACTTACTGCAGTTGCGTTGGTTGTTTCCCAACTCAAAAGTGTCGTCTCACCAACAGTGATCACTGCTGGTGTCGCGGTGAATGAATCGCAACGTGGGACTGGAGTATAACAGTCGGTATCAATGAGAGTTCGAACAGTTTGGCTGTACTCCCAGGTCTGGAAGTTATTGAGTTCCTTGGCTGATGCCTTAGCTTGGTTGGTCACTTCAAAATCACCACACTGTGCAGGAGTCTTTACGGTACCTCCCCACGTGATAGTTCCTACTTCACCTGGTTCGAGTACGTGTCCATTAAAACGAAGAGTTCGGTCGCTGGCGGTGTAGACAGGACTAGTGCCGTATCCAGCACTGAGATTCGATGACACTTGATACCAAGCGTAGTTCAGATCAGTGTCGACCACATCGACGATCTTCACTCCTCCACCAGTACAGTCAGCATCACCAACGTTCTTCACGGTGATAGTGTAGATGAGCTCGTCACCAGGTAGACCGACGGTCTTATTGACTGATTTCTGAACATCAAGCTCACAGTACTTTGGAGTTTCTGGGGGCAGACAGGTGACTTGTACTTGCTGCACACACGACGATCCGCCGTTTGACAAAGCTTGCAAGGTAAAGATGGTACTTTCCTGAAGGTTATTGATCACCATCGAGCCTGAATCCGCTGAGACAGTATTGCCGTTGATCGTAATGGTGTCGAAACCACTCGTTGACCAATTGAGGGTAAAGCTCTCACCAGTAGTTACAAGTGTTTTGCTAGCATCAAGTACACACTCGATAAAATCACTACTGTAAGCACCACCTGAAGTGTCCGTCGTGTAATTGAGATCAAAATCTCCACCAAGGTCCAAATTCGAACCTAGATCGAGATTTGTATCAAGATTTAGACCTGAGTTCAGGTCGAGATTTGTATCTAAATTGGTCCCAGGGCTAAAATCGATCCCTGAGTCGAGCTGCGTGAGCGCGATCGCAGTACTTGCTGGAGGCAAGACCGTGGTCACCACAAACGCAAAGACCACCATCACACTTGCGATGGTCTTGAATTTCTTGTTCATAACATTACGCTTAGTTTGATTCATAACATCTATACTCCTGTCTACACCTGTGCGACACAAGAGTAATGAAGGTTACGAAACAGCGCCTACAATAAGGCTATCTAAGAACGTTGAGCGACTAGCTCACGGAGAACAAATGATGGAAAATCATAGTTCAAAAAGCACCTTTTGTCAAGGAATCTAGAGTGCTTGTACGTCAACGAGCTTGGCCTCTACGATGTAGCGATCGTCAACACTTCCAAAGCTGTTACAAGTGGCCAACGTCAGCGTTTTACTGGTGCCTGCAATTGGCACTGTCACATCCTGGGCTCGAGCTCGATACACTTTTTCAACTCGATACTCATACATACCATCTTCAGAATAGAGCTTGATCTTATCGCCCCACTCTAGATTCTGAATACCATTGAAAGCCTGGAAGTTTTTATTGAAGACTTGCGGCAAATAACTCGAGTGACCCAAGATGAAGACGGTCCCTTCCTGCGCCAACGTTGCAGAATCAGGATGCCGAACGACACCCTCGAGCAAAGACGCGTCAAGATCAGCGATCGTACGTGAGGTCGGATTAAGCACTGTCACGTCTTTCTCAAGACGATCGATCACCAATCGCATTGGCAACACACCTTCAACTGAGATTGACTCAGACGACACTGCTGGAGCCACTTCAGGCTCATCTATTTCTTCTACCACTTCCT
Above is a window of Candidatus Nomurabacteria bacterium DNA encoding:
- a CDS encoding DUF11 domain-containing protein, with the protein product MNQTKRNVMNKKFKTIASVMVVFAFVVTTVLPPASTAIALTQLDSGIDFSPGTNLDTNLDLNSGLNLDTNLDLGSNLDLGGDFDLNYTTDTSGGAYSSDFIECVLDASKTLVTTGESFTLNWSTSGFDTITINGNTVSADSGSMVINNLQESTIFTLQALSNGGSSCVQQVQVTCLPPETPKYCELDVQKSVNKTVGLPGDELIYTITVKNVGDADCTGGGVKIVDVVDTDLNYAWYQVSSNLSAGYGTSPVYTASDRTLRFNGHVLEPGEVGTITWGGTVKTPAQCGDFEVTNQAKASAKELNNFQTWEYSQTVRTLIDTDCYTPVPRCDSFTATPAVITVGETTLLSWETTNATAVSINNGIGAVSVDGTRVVSPTVNTTYVLTAYGTGQTVTCSVPVTVTTIPAPSCDMFTATPSTITTGGTVTLTWETTNAESVTINNGVGVVAADGSVSVSPTTNTTYVMTVAGLAGQSVTCSVPVTVTQPPAPSCDYFSANPTAIMVGDSATLTWNTSNATDVVMNNGIGAVSADGSIVVSPTVDTTYTLTVYGATGQSVTCSVPVDVSIVPVPSCDLFTATPSTILLGESATLTWESSNADQVFINNGIGAVSADGSISVTPLATITYTLTVIGQKDQVTECQVPVTVEVPKLPSCDLFVANPSGITVGDSTTLTWETTNATEVSLDNGIGIVAVDGTHTVSPTTNTTYILTVKGENDQTVNCTAPVTVSEDPVPVCEFFTATPNQLPYGGGPVSLNWEVTGANTVSITPTIGTVGLTGSQSLNVTESTTFTLTAIDGNNDQVSCVAPVAVADPEPVFTCADNVTFTADDYSITRGSESTLNWSTTNVDTVSISNINATSLSGSQSVTPSDDTTYTLTATQGDKTITCPLTIDVSSGGGGGGSSSPRCELDISDTRISRGDEVTLTWDTSRATEVTIKDDRGEILFTTDDYLASDKEDYYDGELTLRPTRDTKFTLLAERGSREDECTVAVAIDDDVVVLQTRDQQPLVAGISLSQVPYTGFEAGPIMTFLFYGLLVAWAFFITYLLVIRKRTVTDSPVNFTKATPSPSFDGVAAMQKAEGVKPDLFVKSVTTTPAPADFATPSNLPTGTPAIGYENHKENEVEVPAVNPHQVDDAVVTDLENRAHAQKALLSSDAVRHFVGTTTGEVERNEALDTVIAEAKKTYPLEDGWIVINEARMRNLCDVCQVGQVSSSQEPFIPATVPEGTGSLAEAIVTGNIVAAYEMIGKRPMFALADASADLDAVYRNRKGGSEKVSDMLTRETTRLSDGQLKNAISALTSALDGTYTSEQEAVKMAIMKAVKAVS
- a CDS encoding sortase, translating into MNALFDQIWAKKSVFLGTFFLVFTLTYILLVAVDFIPEPPAETTMETEEATEVVSVTPRAQAEETAEAEVEEVVEEIDEPEVAPAVSSESISVEGVLPMRLVIDRLEKDVTVLNPTSRTIADLDASLLEGVVRHPDSATLAQEGTVFILGHSSYLPQVFNKNFQAFNGIQNLEWGDKIKLYSEDGMYEYRVEKVYRARAQDVTVPIAGTSKTLTLATCNSFGSVDDRYIVEAKLVDVQAL
- a CDS encoding threonine--tRNA ligase, with the protein product MDQSLEHKRHTLAHLLAAAVLQRYPHAKLTLGPAIDNGFYYDIDFSAGETPGDSDLKGLQKDMKKLLNKWTDFTHEEVSAEQAREAFAGNKFKLELIDEIEGKSETITLYTCGGFTDLCRGGHCEHPNKDINADAFKLDKIAGAYWRGDEKNPMLTRIYGLAFETKEELEAYEKQQEEAKARDHRKLGKELDLFTFSELIGPGLPLFTPKGTLMRDLIVEKIMKIQAKFGYTKVTIPHITKSDLYKTSGHWDKFKDELFHVKGQSDAEFVMKPMNCPHHTQIFDSRPRSYKELPIRYAETTMVYRDEQAGELIGLSRVRSITQDDGHVFCTVDQIEQEVENILNVIKEFYTALGMYEEGKFWVSLSVSDPNDPDGRLGDDAVWDKAESTLEEVAKRLNLPYKRVEGEAAFYGPKIDFMFYDAIGRERQLGTAQLDFVMPSRFGLTYTDNEGNKQIPVMIHRAIAGSLERFMAVMIEHFAGNFPLWLSPVQLAVIPVADAHNEYAREVAEILRQQNFRVELDDSKEGMGKKIRAAKQAKLPYFIVIGDKEVEGKTITLESRDAEGSESLNIEALLAKLSTEASV